From Cotesia glomerata isolate CgM1 linkage group LG2, MPM_Cglom_v2.3, whole genome shotgun sequence, a single genomic window includes:
- the LOC123258482 gene encoding U3 small nucleolar ribonucleoprotein protein MPP10 isoform X1: MKKSDIIARVLSTIDANTEKPEKFLGVQDDVELELRKNLKILYDFTREKTIEHTIINNSNNCDYTMPKLVIEDVDHENIWQQLELQNESIIQDLIVEIGNITAKNNLLKLSGTKQKNNVNDDDNQEEKISDCDENPSDDNEPLDSNNQIEIKLPNNKKTKTSKRKREKNKLSIVDDKFFKLSELDKFLNNEDKKEFTKKSDSNSDHDSDEESIDLFNNYPSEDDDNDDDDDDDDDDKDIKYADFFDSPESEDDDNDITQNKITLNDDHDSDNTNDSIDDCNEDVEYQVDNDEDHFKSEKRKITKKVDGKNKRVKFSMDTNSDDDDDDNDNKNSRMTDEDMETDIKSSLDLRTERAEKKITKLETENIKEKTWSLKGETKGDDRPTDALLEDYLDYDVGSRPAPVMTETTNFKLEDIIKQRIKDNTWDDVQRKVKPIETPTEYKKKLVMDQEKSKKSLAEIYEDSYLKQKQSIAPNNSEHQDDEYIKFGDELIKLDVIREDLKCLFQQLDALSNNHCTPKQAQPDLKIISNVPAINMEEVAPVATSDATLLAPEEVQAKNRGDLKGKSELTTTDQNRNRKLKKKAQKLRRINMEAKEKKLIQNNKKSKSVDNLLIKKLTADRNIKIMK, encoded by the exons atgaaaaaaagtgACATTATAGCTCGAGTTCTGTCGACAATAGATGCAAATACTGAGAAACCGGAAAAATTCTTAGG GGTTCAAGATGATGTCGAGTTGGAATTacgaaaaaatcttaaaattttgtatgaTTTTACGAGGGAAAAAACAATTGAGcatacaattataaataattcaaacaattGTGATTACACAATGCCTAAACTCGTAATCGAAGATGTTGATCATGAAAATATTTGGCAACAATTGGAATTACAAAACGAATCAATTATTCAAGATTTAATCGTAGAAATTGGTAATATAACagcgaaaaataatttattaaaattatcaggtACGAAGCAAAAAAATAACGTTAACGATGATGATAATCAagaggaaaaaatttctgattgTGATGAAAACCCTTCTGACGATAATGAACCACTGGATTCAAACAatcaaattgaaattaaattaccaaataataaaaaaacaaaaacatctAAACGAAAGcgcgaaaaaaataaactatctATTGTTGatgataagttttttaaattaagtgagttggataaatttcttaataatgaagataaaaaagaatttactaaaaaatcagATTCAAATTCAGATCATGACTCTGATGAAGAAtctattgatttatttaacaattatccTAGTgaagatgatgataatgatgacgacgacgacgacgacgatgATGACAAGGATATCAAGTATGCAGATTTTTTCGACAGTCCAGAAAGCgaagatgatgataatgatattaCTCAAAATAAGATAACCTTGAATGATGATCATGACTCTGATAATACTAATGACAGTATTGATGATTGTAATGAAGACGTTGAATATCAAGTTGATAACGATGAAGATCAttttaaaagtgaaaaaagaaaaataactaaaaaagtTGATGGGAAAAATAAACGTGTCAAATTTAGCATGGATACAAAttctgatgatgatgatgatgataatgataataaaaattcacgtATGACAGACGAAGATATGGAAACAGATATAAAATCATCACTTGATTTACGTACTGAAagagctgagaaaaaaataacaaaactcgaaacagaaaatataaaagaaaaaacatgGTCGTTAAAGGGTGAAACAAAAGGCGACGATCGTCCAACTGATGCGTTACTTGAGGATTATCTTGATTATGATGTAGGATCAAGACCAGCTCCGGTAATGACAGAAACAACAAATTTTAAGCTGGAAGACATAATAAAACAGCGAATTAAAGATAACACTTGGGATGATGTTCAGAGAAAAGTAAAACCTATTGAAACTCCAACCGagtataagaaaaaattggTTATGGATCAAgaaaagagtaaaaaaagtttagctGAGATTTATGAAGattcttatttaaaacaaaagcAATCAATTGCTCCTAATAATTCAGAACATCAAGATGacgaatatataaaattcggtgacgaattaataaaattagatgTTATTCGTGAGGACTTAAAGTGCTTGTTTCAACAATTGGACGCTTTGTCAAACAATCACTGCACTCCAAAACag gCTCAACCagatcttaaaattatcagcaATGTACCTGCCATAAATATGGAAGAAGTAGCCCCAGTAGCAACTTCTGATGCAACTCTTTTGGCCCCTGAAGAAGTTCAAG cgaAAAATCGTGGAGATCTGAAAGGAAAATCTGAGCTAACTACAACTGATCAAAATAGAAACAGAAAGCTGAAAAAGAAAGCTCAAAAATTGAGGCGAATAAATATGGaagcaaaagaaaaaaaattaattcaaaataataaaaaaagcaaatcAGTTGATAACTTGCTGATTAAAAAGCTGACTGCTGatcgaaatattaaaataatgaaatga
- the LOC123258482 gene encoding U3 small nucleolar ribonucleoprotein protein MPP10 isoform X2 produces MKKSDIIARVLSTIDANTEKPEKFLGVQDDVELELRKNLKILYDFTREKTIEHTIINNSNNCDYTMPKLVIEDVDHENIWQQLELQNESIIQDLIVEIGNITAKNNLLKLSGTKQKNNVNDDDNQEEKISDCDENPSDDNEPLDSNNQIEIKLPNNKKTKTSKRKREKNKLSIVDDKFFKLSELDKFLNNEDKKEFTKKSDSNSDHDSDEESIDLFNNYPSEDDDDDDDDDNDNKNSRMTDEDMETDIKSSLDLRTERAEKKITKLETENIKEKTWSLKGETKGDDRPTDALLEDYLDYDVGSRPAPVMTETTNFKLEDIIKQRIKDNTWDDVQRKVKPIETPTEYKKKLVMDQEKSKKSLAEIYEDSYLKQKQSIAPNNSEHQDDEYIKFGDELIKLDVIREDLKCLFQQLDALSNNHCTPKQAQPDLKIISNVPAINMEEVAPVATSDATLLAPEEVQAKNRGDLKGKSELTTTDQNRNRKLKKKAQKLRRINMEAKEKKLIQNNKKSKSVDNLLIKKLTADRNIKIMK; encoded by the exons atgaaaaaaagtgACATTATAGCTCGAGTTCTGTCGACAATAGATGCAAATACTGAGAAACCGGAAAAATTCTTAGG GGTTCAAGATGATGTCGAGTTGGAATTacgaaaaaatcttaaaattttgtatgaTTTTACGAGGGAAAAAACAATTGAGcatacaattataaataattcaaacaattGTGATTACACAATGCCTAAACTCGTAATCGAAGATGTTGATCATGAAAATATTTGGCAACAATTGGAATTACAAAACGAATCAATTATTCAAGATTTAATCGTAGAAATTGGTAATATAACagcgaaaaataatttattaaaattatcaggtACGAAGCAAAAAAATAACGTTAACGATGATGATAATCAagaggaaaaaatttctgattgTGATGAAAACCCTTCTGACGATAATGAACCACTGGATTCAAACAatcaaattgaaattaaattaccaaataataaaaaaacaaaaacatctAAACGAAAGcgcgaaaaaaataaactatctATTGTTGatgataagttttttaaattaagtgagttggataaatttcttaataatgaagataaaaaagaatttactaaaaaatcagATTCAAATTCAGATCATGACTCTGATGAAGAAtctattgatttatttaacaattatccTAGTgaagatgatga tgatgatgatgatgatgataatgataataaaaattcacgtATGACAGACGAAGATATGGAAACAGATATAAAATCATCACTTGATTTACGTACTGAAagagctgagaaaaaaataacaaaactcgaaacagaaaatataaaagaaaaaacatgGTCGTTAAAGGGTGAAACAAAAGGCGACGATCGTCCAACTGATGCGTTACTTGAGGATTATCTTGATTATGATGTAGGATCAAGACCAGCTCCGGTAATGACAGAAACAACAAATTTTAAGCTGGAAGACATAATAAAACAGCGAATTAAAGATAACACTTGGGATGATGTTCAGAGAAAAGTAAAACCTATTGAAACTCCAACCGagtataagaaaaaattggTTATGGATCAAgaaaagagtaaaaaaagtttagctGAGATTTATGAAGattcttatttaaaacaaaagcAATCAATTGCTCCTAATAATTCAGAACATCAAGATGacgaatatataaaattcggtgacgaattaataaaattagatgTTATTCGTGAGGACTTAAAGTGCTTGTTTCAACAATTGGACGCTTTGTCAAACAATCACTGCACTCCAAAACag gCTCAACCagatcttaaaattatcagcaATGTACCTGCCATAAATATGGAAGAAGTAGCCCCAGTAGCAACTTCTGATGCAACTCTTTTGGCCCCTGAAGAAGTTCAAG cgaAAAATCGTGGAGATCTGAAAGGAAAATCTGAGCTAACTACAACTGATCAAAATAGAAACAGAAAGCTGAAAAAGAAAGCTCAAAAATTGAGGCGAATAAATATGGaagcaaaagaaaaaaaattaattcaaaataataaaaaaagcaaatcAGTTGATAACTTGCTGATTAAAAAGCTGACTGCTGatcgaaatattaaaataatgaaatga